The following coding sequences lie in one Treponema sp. OMZ 790 genomic window:
- a CDS encoding nicotinate phosphoribosyltransferase: MICNALFSDFYELTMAQGFWKKGNNSKTVFEMFFRSNPFKGGYSVFAGLEPLLETIKNFHFEKSDIYWLKSLGIFEKDFLEFIAGFKFSGNIWAMKEGSVVFPNEPLIRIEADAVEALLLEGLILNMINFQTLIATKTARIWQASKKGAIMEFGLRRAQGNDGAMSATRAAYIGGAFGTSNSLAAKELGIPALGTMAHSWIMSFKNEEDAFQSYADIYPDNSIFLIDTYDTLRSGIVNAIKVGKRLQEKGKNFGVRLDSGDIYYLSKDVRKRLDEAGCPNAKISVSNELTEEIVESLVQNNAPIDSWGVGTHMVTGGNEASLTGVYKMAARKNAGEAEWTPVMKFSDNPAKMTNPACKQVWRLYNADGSFKADVLTLEDEKIEEGIEQTFYHPANDYQNFTFTPAKVEALLEKRIENGKAVGKIPSLKEIKAYAEKQLDSLDYTSKRLLNPHIYKVSLSEKMRNLKQQLIKNKPVFPIH; this comes from the coding sequence ATGATTTGTAACGCTTTATTTTCAGATTTTTATGAATTGACAATGGCTCAAGGTTTTTGGAAAAAAGGAAATAACAGTAAAACCGTTTTTGAAATGTTTTTTAGATCAAATCCTTTTAAGGGAGGTTATTCTGTCTTTGCAGGATTGGAACCTCTTTTAGAAACTATTAAAAATTTTCATTTTGAAAAGAGCGATATCTACTGGCTTAAATCCCTCGGAATATTCGAAAAAGATTTTTTAGAATTTATTGCAGGTTTTAAATTTTCAGGTAATATTTGGGCAATGAAGGAAGGAAGTGTAGTTTTTCCCAATGAACCTTTAATCCGTATTGAAGCTGATGCAGTTGAAGCTTTGCTTTTGGAAGGCTTGATACTGAACATGATAAATTTTCAAACTCTTATTGCTACCAAAACAGCTAGAATTTGGCAGGCTTCAAAAAAAGGAGCCATCATGGAATTCGGTCTTCGACGGGCCCAAGGCAATGACGGTGCTATGAGTGCAACAAGAGCTGCCTACATAGGAGGAGCTTTCGGTACGAGTAATTCTCTGGCTGCCAAAGAACTCGGCATTCCGGCTCTCGGTACGATGGCTCATTCATGGATAATGTCCTTTAAAAATGAAGAAGATGCTTTTCAGTCTTATGCCGACATTTATCCGGATAATTCCATATTCTTAATAGATACTTATGACACCCTCCGCTCAGGTATTGTAAATGCAATTAAGGTCGGAAAACGTCTACAAGAAAAAGGGAAAAACTTCGGAGTCCGCCTTGATTCGGGAGATATTTATTATTTGAGTAAGGATGTAAGAAAACGCCTTGATGAAGCCGGCTGCCCTAATGCAAAAATTTCGGTTTCAAATGAACTTACGGAAGAAATCGTAGAATCCCTTGTTCAAAACAATGCGCCCATAGATTCTTGGGGTGTCGGAACTCATATGGTTACAGGAGGAAATGAAGCTTCACTTACAGGTGTCTACAAAATGGCCGCCCGTAAAAACGCAGGAGAAGCTGAATGGACTCCGGTTATGAAGTTTTCGGATAATCCTGCAAAGATGACCAACCCTGCATGTAAACAGGTTTGGAGATTATACAACGCTGACGGATCCTTTAAGGCCGATGTTTTAACTCTTGAAGATGAGAAAATTGAAGAGGGCATAGAGCAAACTTTTTATCATCCTGCAAATGATTATCAGAATTTTACGTTTACACCTGCAAAAGTTGAAGCTCTTTTAGAAAAGCGCATCGAAAACGGAAAAGCTGTAGGTAAGATTCCAAGCCTTAAAGAAATCAAGGCCTATGCCGAAAAACAGCTTGATAGTTTGGATTATACCTCAAAGCGTCTTTTAAACCCGCATATATACAAGGTTTCTTTAAGCGAAAAAATGAGAAATTTGAAACAACAGCTTATAAAAAATAAGCCGGTTTTTCCCATACATTAA
- a CDS encoding DNA translocase FtsK, whose amino-acid sequence MIEESKFRIISILLGILIFICSIYIALAVLLPIFGFKGYIFPFEKIGTILFSTYRFSSLLIPIILLYSSILLMIPGWSLHSKFLLSFMPVYFLTCVLGEHLIYFLLPKIINETVQEFTKITITLSTALLLVIEVFLTLMLTERLNKKAYLPPQEEEIEDIIGDSYPSPETAAVFGERSEADKTGFWLKSNTTKFAPDTNRQRLSSAMLTRNQFIKPQFDSTAEEVKEEAPPLENVDADIKIDIGDSPSSEAKKSIIDSLVVIEDISIEQDLEELGSIDEGEKDLSNSNTQELPEPKIEEPDYFEEDNDISEAEEDDDDDDEDDLQPEETEDEDADILFSDELSDDIEISAAQPLKPKADTRDKKKGYHIPYDLLTKYPGNEYWIVDDSTRKAAVALKNTFEEFNISIEITGIRKGPVVTMFEVLPPPGIKLGKITALQDNIALRLAAQSVRIVAPIPGKQAVGIEVPNESRAIVGFRELIETQIPETEKMGIPIVLGKDVTGEPQTLDLCQTPHLLIAGATGSGKSVCVNSIILSILYNKSPEEVKLLLVDPKIVELKLYNGIGHLLTPVITEPKKALQGLQYCICEMERRYAMLDSMSVRDIKSYNKKIKREKIAAEPLPYIVIIIDEFADLMATTGKELEATVSRLCAMSRAVGIHLVLATQRPSTNVITGLIKANIPSRIAFMVASRVDSQIILDNIGAEKLLGKGDMLYVSTTKPFPARIQGTFVSDDEVEQVVECVKTFGEPDYIDDEIFVDDEEYSQGSLFGEESDPLYDEALEIVLAEGKASASYIQRRLKIGYNRAARIVEEMEERGVVGPANGSKPREVITHS is encoded by the coding sequence TTGATAGAAGAATCAAAATTTAGAATTATATCTATTTTATTGGGAATACTTATTTTTATATGCTCAATATACATAGCCCTTGCTGTTCTTTTGCCTATTTTCGGCTTTAAAGGATACATCTTTCCGTTTGAAAAAATAGGAACAATTCTCTTTTCCACATATAGATTTTCTTCTTTGCTTATACCAATTATTCTTCTTTATTCTTCAATTTTGTTGATGATTCCGGGCTGGTCACTGCATTCAAAATTTTTATTGTCATTTATGCCGGTTTATTTTTTGACCTGCGTTTTGGGAGAGCATTTGATTTATTTTTTGCTTCCTAAGATTATAAATGAAACAGTACAAGAGTTTACCAAGATTACCATAACCCTCTCAACAGCTCTTTTACTTGTAATAGAAGTTTTTCTTACTCTTATGTTAACCGAAAGGTTGAATAAAAAAGCATATCTTCCGCCTCAAGAAGAAGAAATTGAAGATATTATAGGCGACAGTTATCCTTCACCGGAAACAGCTGCGGTTTTCGGTGAAAGAAGTGAGGCAGACAAAACGGGTTTTTGGTTAAAATCAAATACAACTAAATTTGCACCCGACACAAATAGGCAGAGGTTATCGAGCGCCATGCTTACACGTAATCAATTTATAAAGCCGCAGTTCGACAGCACTGCCGAAGAAGTTAAAGAAGAAGCACCTCCTCTTGAAAATGTAGATGCAGATATAAAGATAGACATAGGAGATTCTCCTTCTTCTGAGGCAAAAAAAAGTATAATAGATTCTCTTGTCGTTATAGAAGACATAAGTATTGAACAGGATTTGGAAGAACTCGGCTCCATAGATGAGGGCGAAAAAGATTTATCGAACTCAAACACTCAAGAACTTCCCGAACCTAAAATTGAGGAGCCCGATTACTTTGAAGAAGATAACGATATTTCCGAGGCAGAAGAAGATGATGACGATGACGATGAAGATGATTTACAGCCGGAAGAAACCGAGGATGAAGACGCAGATATTCTCTTTTCGGATGAATTAAGCGACGATATAGAAATCAGTGCTGCTCAGCCGCTTAAACCTAAGGCTGATACAAGAGATAAAAAGAAGGGATATCATATTCCTTATGACTTATTAACAAAGTATCCCGGAAATGAATATTGGATTGTCGATGATTCGACTCGAAAAGCCGCAGTAGCTTTAAAAAATACCTTTGAAGAATTTAATATAAGTATAGAAATTACAGGTATCAGAAAAGGGCCCGTAGTTACCATGTTTGAGGTATTACCCCCTCCGGGAATCAAGCTGGGTAAAATTACGGCTCTTCAAGACAATATCGCTTTGCGGCTTGCAGCTCAAAGTGTGCGTATTGTTGCTCCTATTCCGGGAAAACAAGCCGTAGGTATTGAGGTGCCTAATGAATCGAGAGCTATCGTCGGTTTTAGGGAACTAATCGAAACGCAAATTCCCGAAACCGAAAAAATGGGAATACCCATTGTGCTGGGAAAAGACGTAACGGGAGAACCTCAAACTTTGGATCTTTGTCAGACTCCTCACCTTTTGATAGCCGGTGCTACCGGATCGGGTAAATCCGTTTGTGTTAACTCTATTATTCTTTCAATACTTTATAATAAAAGCCCCGAAGAAGTAAAGCTCCTCTTGGTTGACCCAAAAATTGTAGAGCTTAAACTTTACAACGGCATCGGTCACTTATTGACACCCGTTATTACGGAGCCTAAAAAAGCTTTACAGGGTTTACAGTACTGTATATGCGAAATGGAAAGGCGATATGCAATGCTTGATTCTATGAGTGTTCGGGATATTAAAAGCTATAATAAAAAGATAAAGCGCGAAAAGATTGCAGCTGAACCTCTGCCCTACATCGTAATAATAATTGACGAATTTGCGGATCTTATGGCAACTACGGGCAAGGAGCTTGAAGCTACCGTTTCAAGGCTTTGTGCTATGAGCCGTGCCGTAGGTATTCACTTGGTACTTGCAACCCAAAGGCCTTCGACCAACGTAATTACCGGTTTAATCAAGGCGAACATTCCCAGCAGAATAGCCTTTATGGTTGCCTCGCGTGTTGACAGCCAAATTATTCTTGATAATATCGGGGCCGAAAAACTTTTAGGAAAAGGAGACATGCTCTATGTAAGTACGACTAAACCCTTCCCGGCCCGAATCCAAGGTACCTTTGTTTCGGATGATGAGGTTGAACAAGTTGTTGAATGTGTAAAGACCTTCGGCGAACCCGATTACATAGATGACGAAATATTTGTAGATGATGAAGAATATTCGCAAGGCTCACTTTTTGGAGAAGAAAGCGATCCTCTTTATGATGAAGCTTTGGAAATTGTTTTGGCGGAAGGAAAGGCTTCGGCTTCTTATATTCAAAGACGGCTCAAAATAGGTTATAACCGTGCTGCCCGCATTGTGGAAGAAATGGAAGAGCGCGGAGTGGTAGGTCCTGCAAACGGCTCAAAACCAAGGGAAGTAATTACACATTCTTAA
- a CDS encoding GGDEF domain-containing protein translates to MNKSDCANKDIISKNKLYNFFNDNIQIANDEINSLQVQFRLIHIRTQLIIIIIACCFEIAYYFIDKNEMSLSFDKYFFKYVLIPFSVNFSLYLITKIFNNKCCNSKTKNYFVMLSSLFQAFFYIVVHQAFVTIYAGFLVMIFLSTVYNDKMLTGITSLFSFTGTVLAVFFIKYDGDHNITSQYILDFMVLGCILIVCYITAKYILNHNKAELSKILNAIQEKEKYWYGMMVDDLSGLYSRAAFRTYINRIQDYEGDVYIVIIDLDDFKKINDTYGHLYGDEVIRTLGQTLNSYSGDLFTAFRYGGEEFLVIIKSDEGCADKLMNESKNFFNQNCFFKLQNPNISFSAGMSKFSKGKLITEIIGQADSALYKAKKEGKNKIVIYGSY, encoded by the coding sequence ATGAACAAGTCTGACTGTGCTAATAAAGATATTATAAGCAAAAATAAGCTATATAATTTTTTCAACGATAATATCCAAATTGCGAATGACGAAATAAATTCCCTGCAGGTACAATTCAGGCTAATTCATATACGAACCCAGCTTATCATCATTATCATTGCATGTTGTTTTGAAATTGCTTACTACTTTATTGATAAAAATGAAATGAGTTTATCTTTCGATAAATATTTTTTTAAATATGTACTTATTCCATTTTCAGTTAATTTTTCACTGTATCTTATAACAAAAATATTTAACAATAAATGCTGTAATTCAAAAACCAAAAATTATTTTGTAATGTTAAGTTCTTTATTTCAAGCTTTCTTTTATATTGTAGTTCATCAAGCTTTTGTTACAATTTATGCCGGTTTTTTGGTTATGATATTTTTATCGACGGTTTATAACGACAAAATGTTAACAGGAATCACATCCTTATTTTCTTTTACCGGAACAGTACTAGCCGTTTTTTTCATAAAATATGACGGCGATCACAATATAACAAGCCAGTATATCCTAGACTTTATGGTACTGGGGTGTATTCTTATTGTATGCTATATTACGGCAAAATATATCCTTAACCATAATAAAGCAGAACTTTCAAAAATACTAAATGCCATACAGGAAAAAGAAAAATATTGGTACGGTATGATGGTAGATGATCTTTCAGGATTGTACTCCCGTGCTGCATTTAGAACATATATCAATCGGATACAAGATTATGAAGGCGATGTATATATAGTAATAATAGATTTAGACGATTTTAAAAAAATCAATGATACTTACGGCCATCTATACGGCGATGAAGTTATAAGAACTTTGGGACAAACCCTAAATTCCTATTCGGGAGACTTATTTACAGCATTTAGGTACGGCGGAGAAGAATTTCTGGTAATAATAAAATCGGATGAAGGCTGCGCCGATAAACTGATGAATGAAAGCAAAAATTTCTTTAATCAAAACTGCTTTTTCAAATTACAAAACCCCAATATAAGCTTCAGTGCCGGTATGAGTAAATTCTCAAAAGGAAAACTCATAACCGAAATAATCGGTCAAGCAGATTCTGCTCTATATAAGGCAAAAAAAGAAGGAAAAAATAAAATCGTTATTTACGGCAGCTACTAA